One Mus musculus strain C57BL/6J chromosome X, GRCm38.p6 C57BL/6J DNA window includes the following coding sequences:
- the Gm14685 gene encoding uncharacterized protein LOC574404 isoform X1, translating into MDSAEYVLCGWKGQLWPARVLSRPRTPANSKRRGAPFLEVQILPVGEKMRVRSSEVRPLDKSEIISIASLAGKESRGRGSPGQTRAYRRALKVALDVLGEGTSLFQGGRAGGQRTSTVAPKVPKEQASSSSSSLGQRLCLQGRNQKGQGLSQRSPGKRGRPGQSPAMMGSQNVPAVRAGEAQAHTAVGLPRSEMQGDVLRGTRVWPSYSETPLGKAGGNPGKRKPGTSKLRSLSAPASREGTRAKNEQQAASGPLRHISISPKALKKRVQCAGLEIRATGAQRKTALAENKDHPGPGTPKPDSKGASAAYTPPVPKLRRSLRIASQKKKPHVLCALCGLPEREPQVHSKVTNTRFKRRGARVQKDAKATNVASAQGPSTIERGTLVWFKFQDLPFWPAVVKSVSENDKMARVLLIEGNMQFERRGIRVPLRKLKHLDCGEKVSLVRRASRLYAQGINWCFSVIDHYREGLAHGSFLGSFMDYYTTQASYPLRRAVQEGDLHIDFPKVSYAELEDWEEETALGGKGPYKKLLPDRMRAAWDRANQKLVDFIVKRKGADQHLLDIVKGRKPSRWLDDLWKSKREVFCIETYLEDEDQLHLVARHLQEVAKEADEALLSLARGDKVRFTMEVLFPEAIICSIAALDELTYKEAEEKYLRGPPVHYREKELFDKTILKAARKRSAARIRAARDPPVPTP; encoded by the coding sequence ATGGACTCTGCAGAGTATGTACTCTGTGGCTGGAAGGGCCAGCTGTGGCCTGCAAGGGTGTTGTCCAGACCCAGGACCCCAGCCAATAGTAAGAGGAGAGGGGCGCCCTTCCTGGAGGTCCAAATACTGCCTGTGGGTGAGAAGATGAGAGTGAGGAGCTCCGAGGTGAGGCCCCTAGACAAGTCTGAAATCATAAGCATCGCCTCCTTGGCAGGAAAGGAGTCACGGGGCAGGGGCTCGCCAGGTCAGACCAGGGCATACAGGAGAGCCCTCAAGGTGGCCCTGGATGTTCTGGGCGAGGGAACCAGCTTGTTTCAAGGAGGAAGAGCAGGTGGCCAAAGAACCAGCACCGTGGCTCCAAAGGTTCCAAAAGAGCAGGCCAGCTCCAGCAGCTCCAGCCTAGGTCAGCGCCTGTGCCTCCAAGGGCGCAACCAGAAAGGCCAAGGGCTCTCCCAGAGGAGTCCTGGGAAGCGGGGCCGCCCGGGTCAGAGTCCTGCGATGATGGGCTCCCAGAATGTGCCTGCAGTGCGAGCAGGGGAAGCCCAGGCTCATACTGCTGTAGGCCTCCCGCGCTCTGAAATGCAAGGGGATGTGTTAAGAGGCACCAGAGTGTGGCCAAGTTACTCGGAGACACCCTTGGGAAAAGCTGGCGGTAATCCAGGGAAGAGAAAGCCAGGTACATCCAAGCTCAGGTCTTTGAGTGCCCCAGCCTCCAGGGAGGGTACCCGGGCTAAAAACGAGCAGCAGGCTGCCTCTGGACCACTGAGGCACATCTCTATCTCACCCAAAGCTCTCAAAAAACGAGTTCAGTGTGCTGGCCTAGAGATCCGGGCAACTGGAGCCCAAAGGAAGACCGCCCTCGCAGAGAACAAGGACCATCCTGGCCCGGGGACCCCGAAGCCAGACTCAAAGGGGGCATCGGCAGCCTACACGCCTCCAGTCCCGAAGCTACGCAGGTCACTCCGCATAGCTAGTCAAAAAAAGAAGCCCCATGTGCTGTGTGCACTGTGCGGGCTCCCAGAACGGGAACCCCAAGTGCATTCAAAGGTGACCAACACCAGGTTCAAGAGGAGAGGGGCCCGAGTTCAAAAAGATGCCAAAGCCACCAACGTGGCTTCTGCCCAGGGGCCCAGCACCATTGAGCGAGGAACGCTGGTCTGGTTCAAATTTCAGGACCTTCCTTTCTGGCCAGCGGTGGTCAAGAGTGTCAGCGAAAATGACAAGATGGCGAGGGTGCTGTTGATCGAGGGCAACATGCAGTTTGAGCGCAGGGGTATCCGTGTCCCTCTCCGCAAGTTGAAGCACCTGGACTGTGGGGAGAAAGTATCACTCGTGAGGAGAGCCAGCAGACTGTACGCCCAGGGCATCAACTGGTGCTTCTCAGTGATCGACCACTACAGAGAGGGCCTTGCCCATGGCTCCTTCCTGGGCTCCTTTATGGACTACTACACCACCCAAGCCAGTTACCCGCTAAGGAGAGCCGTCCAGGAGGGCGACCTGCATATCGATTTCCCCAAGGTGAGCTATGCTGAATTGGAAGATTGGGAGGAGGAGACCGCCCTGGGTGGGAAGGGGCCCTACAAGAAACTCCTGCCCGACCGCATGAGGGCCGCTTGGGACAGAGCCAACCAGAAGCTCGTGGACTTCATCGTGAAGAGAAAGGGGGCCGACCAGCACCTGCTGGACATCGTGAAGGGCAGAAAACCGTCCAGGTGGCTGGACGATCTTTGGAAATCAAAGAGGGAAGTCTTCTGCATTGAGACCTACCTGGAGGACGAGGACCAGCTGCATCTCGTGGCCAGACATTTGCAAGAAGTGGCCAAGGAAGCAGACGAGGCCCTGCTCTCGCTGGCAAGAGGAGACAAAGTGAGGTTTACCATGGAAGTTCTTTTTCCAGAAGCCATCATCTGCTCCATCGCTGCCCTGGATGAGCTCACCTAcaaggaggcagaagagaagtACCTGCGTGGCCCACCCGTGCACTACCGTGAGAAAGAGCTATTCGACAAGACCATCTTAAAGGCGGCCAGGAAGAGGTCAGCAGCCAGGATTCGGGCTGCCAGGGACCCTCCTGTGCCCACTCCTTAG